The genomic region ACAGCTATGCTCTGAACCCCATATATCCTAATGTCATGAGGAGGCTGAATAAGTAAGTACTTTTATCCTAATTACAGTGTTCTCTGTGTGTTTTTAAGTGACTTATATATGCAAAATAACTATTTGTATGTAGGGCAATTGACCAAAGCAAAGGATGACATGTTTTATGGAGTGGTGGTGCAAGATACTTGGTCACCATGACAGCTGGAGGTTATGAGATGGTCGTTGACTTGGAGGCACATAAATGTGCTTGCAAGAAATGGGAATTATCAGGTATCccatgctatcatgcttgtgcatGCATAGCATGGAGTAAAAAAGGTTATGAACCATTTATTCATCAATGTTTTACTAAAGACCTCTTCTTGGAATGCTACAAATATATTGTTGAGCCTATCTGTGGTGAAGAGAAATGGACAGAGACCCCATATCCTAAACCTCTTCCACCAGAGGTCAAGCCTCAAACAGGTAGGCCTAAAAAGAAAAGGAGCAAGAAAAATGATGTGGTTGGTGTTGATGCAACTAGGTTGAAAAGGCAAAATACAACTATTAAGTGCACCTATTGCACTGAGTATGGACATAATACAAGAACCTGTCCAGCAAAGGTAAATACCAAACCTTTTTGTCAATAATTTGGTAAACACACACATGTAGTGCTAATGACTATTTATCCATGTGTGTTAGGCTTCAGACATtgcaaatggatgtgaaaagacAGTTAAGATAATAAAGAAGTACATCCCCAAGAAGAAGGCA from Apium graveolens cultivar Ventura unplaced genomic scaffold, ASM990537v1 ctg6635, whole genome shotgun sequence harbors:
- the LOC141703429 gene encoding uncharacterized protein LOC141703429; its protein translation is MTAGGYEMVVDLEAHKCACKKWELSGIPCYHACACIAWSKKGYEPFIHQCFTKDLFLECYKYIVEPICGEEKWTETPYPKPLPPEVKPQTGRPKKKRSKKNDVVGVDATRLKRQNTTIKCTYCTEYGHNTRTCPAKASDIANGCEKTVKIIKKYIPKKKAPEAPTTGQTDIPPV